The proteins below come from a single Danio aesculapii chromosome 23, fDanAes4.1, whole genome shotgun sequence genomic window:
- the si:dkey-205h13.2 gene encoding uncharacterized protein si:dkey-205h13.2, which translates to MNTKVFATWVVLVTSTLFSLSTQSCITQWFDNDDPTGQGDYELLSDLLITYSGEICPNPVGIEVRTVSGILASQTGNIFQVNNPSSGFACVNANQAGGVCADYKVRFTCPETWCSSCRTPWFDRDNPSGLGDYETLPLTLSTYPLQVCAQPIAIEVETISGTPILPTGNNFQEYDPKLGFSCVNAQQNGGCQDYKVRFTCPVIFCQPQCVTRWFDSDNPNTNGSDSELLSVLQSTNAGYICPNPLGIEAQTISGQPASQTGNVFQSYNPTIGFSCVNANQASGMCADYKVRFTCPEQWCSSCRTPWFDRDDASGLGDYETLPLIQIAYPLQVCAQPIAIEVTTLSGTPALPTSFPDYDPLLGFKCVNGACQDYRVRFTCPKTFCSGQCVTRWFDSDDPTTKGGDSELLTNLLSAYSGYICPNPLRIEAQTVSGQSASQTGNVFQVYDPTNGFSCLNANQGGAICADYKVRFTCPEEWCSKCMTPWFDRDNPGGMGDYEPLSLTPTAFPQQVCAQPIAIEVSTITGTPVLPTGNHFQTFDPLLGFECVNDFQNGWTCQDYKVRYKCFCKIVGPTIESPPFEFTNLTDFLNVG; encoded by the exons ATGAACACCaag GTATTTGCAACCTGGGTGGTTCTTGTTACAA GTACACTCTTCTCACTCTCCACTCAAA GTTGTATAACTCAGTGGTTTGACAATGATGACCCAACTGGACAAGGAGACTATGAGCTTTTGTCTGACCTTCTCATTACATACTCTGGAGAAATATGTCCAAATCCAGTTGGAATTGAAGTTCGGACAGTCTCCGGCATACTAGCATCTCAAACAGGAAACATCTTTCAAGT aaacaATCCATCATCTGGGTTTGCTTGTGTAAATGCCAACCAAGCAGGAGGAGTTTGTGCTGATTATAAAGTGCGCTTCACCTGTCCAGAAACATGGTGTTCAA GTTGTAGAACACCCTGGTTTGATCGAGATAACCCCAGTGGACTGGGAGACTATGAGACTCTGCCATTAACCTTGTCGACATACCCCCTTCAGGTCTGCGCTCAGCCCATCGCCATTGAGGTCGAAACTATTAGTGGCACCCCCATATTGCCAACTGGAAACAATTTTCAAGA ATATGATCCAAAACTGGGATTTTCCTGTGTGAATGCACAACAGAATGGAGGGTGTCAGGACTACAAGGTCCGTTTTACATGCCCAGTGATTTTTTGCCAACCAC AGTGTGTTACCAGGTGGTTTGATTCTGATAACCCTAACACTAATGGGAGTGATTCTGAGCTCTTGAGTGTCCTTCAAAGTACAAATGCTGGGTACATTTGTCCAAATCCCCTTGGAATAGAGGCTCAGACCATCTCTGGCCAACCAGCATCTCAAACAGGAAACGTCTTTCAATC ATATAATCCAACAATTGGATTTTCCTGTGTAAACGCAAACCAGGCATCAGGGATGTGTGCTGATTATAAAGTGCGCTTCACCTGTCCAGAGCAATGGTGTTCAA GTTGTAGGACACCCTGGTTTGATCGAGATGATGCCAGTGGACTGGGAGACTATGAGACGCTGCCATTAATCCAGATAGCATATCCGCTACAGGTCTGCGCTCAGCCCATCGCCATTGAGGTCACAACCCTTAGCGGGACCCCTGCACTGCCTACCAGTTTTCCAGA ttatgaCCCGTTGCTGGGGTTCAAGTGTGTGAATGGGGCCTGTCAGGACTACAGGGTCCGTTTCACATGTCCAAAGACTTTTTGCAGTGGAC AGTGTGTAACCAGGTGGTTTGATTCTGACGACCCTACCACAAAGGGAGGAGATTCTGAGCTCCTGACTAACCTTCTCAGTGCATACTCTGGATACATTTGTCCAAATCCACTCAGAATAGAGGCTCAGACAGTGTCAGGCCAGTCAGCATCTCAAACGGGAAACGTTTTTCAAGT ATATGACCCTACAAATGGGTTTTCCTGTTTAAATGCAAACCAAGGAGGAGCCATATGTGCTGATTATAAGGTGCGCTTCACCTGTCCTGAAGAATGGTGTTCAA AATGTATGACACCGTGGTTTGATCGAGATAATCCTGGTGGAATGGGAGACTATGAGCCGCTGTCATTAACCCCAACAGCATTCCCACAACAGGTCTGCGCTCAGCCCATTGCCATTGAGGTTTCAACTATTACCGGGACTCCTGTACTGCCAACTGGAAACCATTTTCAAAC